The genome window TCGACTTCGAGACCACCGGCACCGATCCCGCCAAGCATGCGCCGATCGAGATCGCCGCCATCGTGCTGGACATGGCGACCCTGAAAGAGGTCGATCGCTTCGAGACCCTGATCAAGCCGTTCGAGGGGGCCGAGATCGACCGGGAGGCCATGGCGGTCAACGGCATCTCCCCCGAGGATCTCAAGGGTGCGCCGGACCCCGAGACGGCCTTCCGCAACCTCAAGGCCTTCGCCGAGCGCCACGGCATGATGTATGCGGTGGCCCACAACATCGACTTCGACTGGGACTTCCTGAAGGCCGCCGAGATCCGGCACAAGGTCTGGGCCGTGCCCCTCGAGAAGCTCAAGATCGACACCCAGGCCCTGGCCGTGTGGGTGCTCGGCCGCAATGGCCAGCTCAAGGGCCACGGCCTCAAGAGCCTCCTCAACGCCTTCAGCATCAGCAGCGAGGGCCACCACCGCGCCATGTTCGACGTGGAGCAGCTCTGCCAGGCCATCCGCAAGCTCGCGGACTTCAAGCCCGCCATGCAGATGGGCCTCTTCGGCTAGGCCCATGCGGACGGCAGGGCGCCACCTACTCGTTGCAGGGCTCGCAGCGCTCGCTCTGAGCGCCTGCATGCCCAAGCAGAACTTCGAGGCAACCACCACCGCCGAGGGCCACCTCAAGGCGAGCGATGCCGCTGCGCACTCCAAGGCGATCCTCAGGCGCGAGGGGAGCTGGGTGACGGTCCAGGACGCCTATCG of Pantanalinema sp. contains these proteins:
- a CDS encoding 3'-5' exonuclease, whose amino-acid sequence is MSLPTKFFVFDFETTGTDPAKHAPIEIAAIVLDMATLKEVDRFETLIKPFEGAEIDREAMAVNGISPEDLKGAPDPETAFRNLKAFAERHGMMYAVAHNIDFDWDFLKAAEIRHKVWAVPLEKLKIDTQALAVWVLGRNGQLKGHGLKSLLNAFSISSEGHHRAMFDVEQLCQAIRKLADFKPAMQMGLFG